A genome region from Baekduia alba includes the following:
- a CDS encoding M20/M25/M40 family metallo-hydrolase, which translates to MSGAAAAPRATEAERARLNALFAELCAIPSESGDEAAVRAHVVALLERAGYGCSVDAAGNVLTRWSDGPGGGRAGAEARGSVLLCAHLDTVPHGATPIAPVLVDDGWENANDAILGADNKAAVAVMLLAAERAAAEASGWDGPDIELLLTVEEETALAGAKRFDVSQLRSPFGYVYDHATPIGEIVVASPTYYRLEAEFRGRAAHAGIRPEDGRNAIVAAARAIAAMRIGRLDDETTANIGHIVGGRANATNIVADRCTILAETRSLDSAKVEAVVAEMVDHCHDAANEPACECDLDVTVERLFEGYRHKPSSPAVLVAERALEACGYAPSHIVSGGAADGNAFEVGGFHTVCLANGTERNHEPTERVSVAALEGMLDVTYALLDVVAAG; encoded by the coding sequence GTGAGCGGCGCGGCTGCCGCGCCGCGAGCCACCGAGGCGGAGCGCGCGCGGCTCAACGCGCTGTTCGCGGAGCTGTGCGCGATCCCGTCGGAGTCGGGCGACGAGGCGGCGGTGCGCGCGCACGTCGTCGCGCTGCTGGAGCGCGCGGGCTACGGCTGCTCGGTCGACGCGGCGGGCAACGTGCTGACGCGCTGGAGCGACGGGCCGGGAGGCGGGCGTGCGGGTGCGGAGGCGCGCGGGAGCGTGCTGCTCTGCGCCCACCTCGACACGGTCCCGCACGGCGCGACGCCGATCGCGCCGGTCCTCGTCGACGACGGCTGGGAGAACGCCAACGACGCGATCCTCGGCGCCGACAACAAGGCCGCGGTCGCGGTCATGCTGCTCGCGGCCGAGCGCGCGGCCGCGGAGGCGTCCGGCTGGGACGGCCCCGACATCGAGCTCCTGCTCACCGTCGAGGAGGAGACGGCGCTGGCCGGCGCCAAGCGGTTCGACGTGTCCCAGCTGCGCAGCCCGTTCGGCTACGTCTACGACCACGCGACGCCGATCGGCGAGATCGTCGTCGCGTCGCCGACCTACTACCGGCTCGAGGCCGAGTTCCGCGGCCGCGCCGCCCACGCCGGCATCCGGCCCGAGGACGGCCGCAACGCGATCGTCGCCGCCGCGCGCGCGATCGCCGCGATGCGCATCGGCCGCCTCGACGACGAGACCACCGCCAACATCGGCCACATCGTCGGCGGCCGGGCCAACGCCACCAACATCGTCGCCGACCGCTGCACGATCCTGGCCGAGACGCGGTCGCTGGACAGCGCGAAGGTCGAGGCGGTCGTCGCCGAGATGGTCGACCACTGCCACGACGCGGCCAACGAGCCCGCGTGCGAGTGCGACCTGGACGTCACGGTCGAGCGGCTGTTCGAGGGCTATCGGCACAAGCCGTCCTCGCCGGCCGTCCTCGTGGCCGAGCGCGCGCTGGAGGCCTGCGGCTACGCGCCGTCCCACATCGTCTCGGGCGGCGCGGCGGACGGCAACGCGTTCGAGGTCGGCGGCTTCCACACGGTCTGCCTCGCCAACGGGACCGAGCGCAACCACGAGCCGACCGAGCGCGTCAGCGTCGCGGCGCTCGAGGGGATGCTCGACGTCACCTACGCGCTGCTCGACGTCGTCGCGGCAGGGTAG
- a CDS encoding class I SAM-dependent methyltransferase, with protein MTPLKAPEDAELKARHRAMWASGDYPAMVETFLLPLGPRLVAAAGIGAGRRVLDVAAGTGNAAIPAAQRGADVVASDLTPELLDAGRARADAAGVELEWAQADAEDLPFDDASFDVVISAIGAMFAPQHAATAAELARVCRPGGTIGLLSWTPEGTIGSLFEAIGPFAPAPPPGAQPPPLWGSEDHLRELFGDAVSWSTMTRETLQVTAFPERDAYAEHFKASYGPTIAARRNAVANGREAEFDAALAGVFADADRGAGGAARYELEYLIAVGTRA; from the coding sequence ATGACCCCTCTCAAGGCTCCAGAAGACGCCGAGCTCAAGGCGCGCCACCGCGCCATGTGGGCCTCCGGCGACTACCCCGCGATGGTCGAGACGTTCCTCCTGCCCCTCGGTCCGCGGCTCGTGGCCGCGGCCGGGATCGGGGCCGGGCGGCGCGTGCTCGACGTCGCCGCCGGGACCGGCAACGCCGCGATCCCCGCCGCGCAGCGCGGCGCCGACGTCGTCGCCTCCGACCTGACGCCCGAGCTCCTCGACGCGGGCCGGGCCCGCGCCGACGCCGCGGGCGTCGAACTGGAGTGGGCGCAGGCCGACGCCGAGGACCTGCCGTTCGACGACGCGTCGTTCGACGTCGTCATCTCCGCGATCGGCGCGATGTTCGCGCCCCAGCACGCCGCCACGGCGGCCGAGCTGGCCCGCGTCTGCCGCCCCGGCGGGACGATCGGCCTGCTCAGCTGGACGCCCGAAGGGACGATCGGCTCGCTCTTCGAGGCCATCGGGCCGTTCGCGCCCGCGCCGCCCCCGGGCGCGCAGCCCCCGCCGCTGTGGGGCTCCGAGGACCACCTCCGCGAGCTGTTCGGCGACGCGGTGTCCTGGTCGACGATGACGCGCGAGACCCTCCAGGTGACCGCGTTCCCGGAGCGCGACGCCTACGCCGAGCACTTCAAGGCGTCCTACGGGCCGACGATCGCCGCCCGCCGCAACGCCGTCGCCAACGGCCGCGAGGCGGAGTTCGACGCGGCGCTGGCGGGCGTGTTCGCCGACGCCGACCGCGGCGCGGGCGGCGCGGCCCGGTACGAGCTCGAGTACCTGATCGCCGTCGGCACCCGCGCCTGA
- a CDS encoding CTP synthase: protein MPVPDAHRKTRYIFVTGGVVSSLGKGIAAASIGRLLVSKGFTVGLQKFDPYINVDPGTMSPYQHGEVFVTEDGAETDLDLGHYERYTDSNASRASNVTAGGIYNSVIRRERRGDYLGGTVQVVPHITDEIKHRIKLIGETNDVDFVITEIGGTVGDIESLPFLEAIRQFPVDAGRRNTMFIHLTLVPYIGHAGELKTKPTQHSVNELRRIGIQPDMLLCRAENELDLDIRKKIALFASLPPEAVVSAIDVDNIYKVPLWYADHDVDDFICEYFGIEDAPAADLSDWQELMDRAGRATQTVKIALVGKYVALEDAYKSCSEALNHSGFEHECKVQIDWVDSETLDSDEEAARRLADADGIFVPGGFGGRGIEGKIRAARVARERQVPYLGVCLGMQIAVCEFARHVADMPGANSTEFDIETEWPVIDLLPEQKEVSDLGGTMRLGADPVKVHAGTAAHEIYGEAVIYERHRHRYEVSISLRKRLESAGLVVSGTSPDERLVEMIELRDHPFFVASQFHPEFKSRPERPAPLFREFVKAALGRAQDQHPEGEVRASRSAEHAAAEAR from the coding sequence ATGCCCGTGCCTGACGCCCACCGCAAGACCCGCTACATCTTCGTGACGGGCGGTGTGGTCTCCTCGCTCGGCAAGGGGATCGCCGCCGCCTCCATCGGGCGGCTCCTCGTCTCGAAGGGCTTCACCGTGGGGCTCCAGAAGTTCGACCCCTACATCAACGTCGACCCCGGGACGATGTCGCCGTACCAGCACGGCGAGGTGTTCGTGACCGAGGACGGGGCGGAGACCGACCTCGACCTCGGCCACTACGAGCGCTACACGGACTCCAACGCCTCGCGCGCGTCCAACGTGACCGCCGGCGGCATCTACAACTCGGTGATCCGGCGCGAGCGCCGCGGCGACTACCTGGGCGGCACGGTCCAGGTCGTCCCGCACATCACCGACGAGATCAAGCACCGCATCAAGCTCATCGGCGAGACCAACGACGTCGACTTCGTGATCACGGAGATCGGCGGCACGGTGGGCGACATCGAGTCGCTGCCGTTCCTCGAGGCGATCCGCCAGTTCCCGGTCGACGCCGGGCGCCGCAACACCATGTTCATCCACCTCACCCTCGTGCCGTACATCGGCCACGCGGGCGAGCTGAAGACCAAGCCGACCCAGCACTCGGTCAACGAGCTGCGGCGCATCGGCATCCAGCCGGACATGCTGCTGTGCCGCGCCGAGAACGAGCTGGACCTCGACATCCGCAAGAAGATCGCCCTGTTCGCGTCGCTGCCGCCCGAGGCCGTGGTCTCGGCGATCGACGTCGACAACATCTACAAGGTCCCGCTCTGGTACGCCGACCACGACGTCGACGACTTCATCTGCGAGTACTTCGGGATCGAGGACGCGCCGGCCGCGGACCTCTCCGACTGGCAGGAGCTGATGGACCGCGCGGGCCGCGCGACCCAGACGGTCAAGATCGCGCTCGTCGGCAAGTACGTGGCCTTGGAGGACGCCTACAAGTCGTGCTCGGAGGCGCTGAACCACTCGGGCTTCGAGCACGAGTGCAAGGTCCAGATCGACTGGGTCGACTCCGAGACGCTGGACTCCGACGAGGAGGCCGCGCGCCGGCTGGCCGACGCCGACGGCATCTTCGTCCCCGGCGGCTTCGGCGGCCGCGGCATCGAGGGCAAGATCCGCGCCGCGCGCGTCGCCCGCGAGCGCCAGGTCCCGTACCTCGGGGTCTGCCTCGGCATGCAGATCGCGGTGTGCGAGTTCGCGCGCCACGTCGCCGACATGCCCGGCGCCAACTCGACCGAGTTCGACATCGAGACCGAGTGGCCGGTCATCGACCTCCTGCCCGAGCAGAAGGAGGTCTCCGACCTCGGCGGCACGATGCGCCTCGGCGCCGACCCGGTGAAGGTCCACGCGGGCACGGCCGCGCACGAGATCTACGGCGAGGCCGTGATCTACGAGCGCCACCGCCACCGCTACGAGGTGTCGATCTCCCTGCGCAAGCGCCTGGAGTCGGCCGGCCTGGTCGTGTCCGGCACGTCGCCGGACGAGCGCCTGGTCGAGATGATCGAGCTCCGCGACCACCCGTTCTTCGTGGCGTCGCAGTTCCACCCCGAGTTCAAGTCGCGCCCCGAGCGCCCGGCCCCGCTGTTCCGCGAGTTCGTGAAGGCCGCCCTCGGCCGTGCGCAGGACCAGCACCCCGAGGGCGAGGTCCGCGCGTCGCGCTCGGCGGAGCACGCGGCCGCCGAGGCGCGGTGA
- a CDS encoding helix-turn-helix domain-containing protein: MTKDDVLFGYRLQLFSLAAERGVSEACRLMGVHRSTYYRWKQQVQKSGLEMLRPRERRSPQMPNQLSPMVEQRIVAFALGHPGLGPRRIATRLARPQWGGLIVSPNGVYKTLVRHGLNTRAKRLALVAGYRAPFEPPREPEPEPHIDSNRPGELVGIDCFFVGRLHGSAGPVWQITACDTYSSFAWADLVVCPPSGPTVEHTSKLAHRIAKELSAAGWQLERVLTDNGNEFGRRAFAAALPDGVAHTQTRSGRPQTNGHVERLHRTVLEECWRPAFARFLQVRFTGLRRHLNTYINEYNYERDHHGRHTAGRCPAELVYGAKKMEPR; the protein is encoded by the coding sequence ATGACCAAGGATGACGTGCTGTTCGGCTATCGCCTGCAGCTGTTCTCGCTGGCCGCTGAGCGCGGAGTCTCAGAGGCCTGCCGTCTGATGGGTGTTCATCGTTCGACCTACTACCGCTGGAAGCAGCAGGTCCAGAAGTCCGGCCTCGAGATGCTGCGGCCCCGAGAACGACGCTCGCCGCAGATGCCCAACCAGCTCTCGCCGATGGTCGAACAACGGATCGTCGCCTTCGCGCTGGGCCATCCCGGGCTCGGCCCGCGGCGGATCGCTACGCGCCTGGCCCGACCGCAGTGGGGCGGGCTGATCGTCTCGCCCAACGGCGTCTACAAGACCCTGGTTCGCCACGGCCTGAACACGCGGGCTAAGCGCCTGGCGTTGGTCGCCGGCTACCGCGCTCCGTTTGAGCCGCCGCGCGAGCCCGAGCCCGAGCCCCACATCGACAGCAACCGTCCCGGCGAGCTGGTCGGCATCGACTGCTTCTTTGTCGGGCGCCTGCATGGCAGCGCCGGCCCGGTCTGGCAGATCACCGCCTGCGACACCTACAGCTCCTTTGCCTGGGCCGACCTGGTCGTCTGCCCACCGAGCGGGCCGACCGTCGAACACACCTCAAAACTCGCCCACCGCATCGCCAAAGAGCTCTCGGCCGCCGGCTGGCAACTGGAGCGGGTCCTGACCGACAACGGCAACGAATTCGGCCGGCGCGCCTTCGCCGCGGCCCTGCCCGACGGCGTCGCTCACACCCAGACCCGCTCCGGACGCCCACAGACCAACGGCCACGTCGAACGCCTACACCGCACCGTCCTGGAAGAGTGCTGGCGACCGGCCTTCGCCCGCTTCTTACAGGTCCGCTTCACCGGCCTACGCCGCCACCTCAACACCTACATCAACGAATACAACTACGAGCGAGATCACCACGGACGACACACGGCCGGGCGCTGCCCGGCCGAGCTCGTCTACGGTGCCAAAAAGATGGAGCCCCGATGA
- the xerD gene encoding site-specific tyrosine recombinase XerD: MAVLPATSETRALEHHLLDFLAYLEFERGLSRNTLDAYRSDLLQFGQHLRATRTDVLEAQHSDLAGFLDALAAGSEDRPAARPATLQRKAACLRSFYRHLRREGAVHHDPTADLRAPRKSQKLPKVLSRGDVDRLLRAPRGTEPGALRDRALLELMYACGLRASEAIDLEVTDVDLDAGVLRARGKGSKERLVPIGREAIAAVRIYLERGRQPLTATSDDRHLFVNRRGTGLTRQGLYKIVQRHARSVGLEDRMSPHTLRHTFATHLLAGGCDLRAVQEMLGHADIATTQIYTHLSAERLKDVYFNAHPRAGGAGGAGVDPDAP; the protein is encoded by the coding sequence ATGGCCGTTCTCCCGGCAACGTCCGAGACCCGCGCGCTCGAGCACCACCTGCTCGACTTCCTCGCCTACCTCGAGTTCGAGCGCGGCCTGTCGCGCAACACGCTCGACGCCTACCGCAGCGACCTCCTGCAGTTCGGCCAGCACCTGCGCGCCACCCGCACCGACGTCCTGGAGGCCCAGCACTCCGACCTCGCCGGCTTCCTGGACGCGCTCGCCGCCGGCAGCGAGGACCGGCCCGCCGCCCGGCCCGCCACCCTGCAGCGCAAGGCCGCGTGCCTGCGCTCGTTCTACCGCCACCTGCGTCGCGAGGGCGCCGTCCACCACGACCCGACCGCCGACCTGCGCGCGCCGCGCAAGTCCCAGAAGCTGCCGAAGGTCCTCAGCCGCGGCGACGTCGACCGCCTGCTGAGGGCGCCGAGGGGCACCGAGCCGGGCGCGCTGCGCGACCGCGCGCTGCTCGAGCTGATGTACGCCTGCGGGCTGCGCGCCTCCGAGGCGATCGACCTGGAGGTGACCGACGTCGACCTCGACGCCGGCGTGCTCCGAGCCCGCGGCAAGGGCTCCAAGGAGCGCCTGGTCCCGATCGGCCGCGAGGCGATCGCCGCGGTCCGGATCTACCTCGAGCGCGGCCGCCAGCCGCTGACGGCGACCAGCGACGACCGCCACCTGTTCGTCAACCGCCGCGGCACCGGCCTCACGCGCCAGGGGCTCTACAAGATCGTCCAGCGCCACGCGCGCAGCGTCGGGCTCGAGGACCGCATGAGCCCGCACACGCTGCGCCACACGTTCGCGACGCACCTGCTCGCCGGCGGCTGCGACCTGCGAGCGGTCCAGGAGATGCTCGGCCACGCCGACATCGCCACGACCCAGATCTACACGCATCTCAGCGCCGAGCGCCTCAAGGACGTCTACTTCAACGCCCACCCGCGGGCGGGCGGAGCCGGGGGCGCGGGCGTCGATCCCGACGCACCGTAA
- the msrB gene encoding peptide-methionine (R)-S-oxide reductase MsrB, with product MDKIAKTEDQWRAELTPDQYAVLRQQHTEPPFTGQYVDSKTPGVYKCAGCGAELFRSDDKFDSGSGWPSFTDAAVADAVDLRQDTSHGMTRTEAVCAKCGGHLGHVFDDGPQDRGGMRYCINSCAMTLDAEPAA from the coding sequence ATGGACAAGATCGCAAAGACCGAGGATCAGTGGCGTGCCGAGCTCACGCCGGACCAGTACGCCGTGCTGCGCCAGCAGCACACGGAGCCGCCGTTCACGGGCCAGTACGTGGACAGCAAGACCCCCGGGGTCTACAAGTGCGCGGGATGCGGAGCAGAGCTGTTCCGCTCCGATGACAAGTTCGACTCCGGCTCGGGCTGGCCGTCCTTCACGGACGCGGCCGTGGCCGACGCCGTCGACCTCCGCCAGGACACCTCGCACGGGATGACCCGCACCGAGGCCGTCTGCGCCAAGTGCGGCGGCCACCTGGGCCACGTCTTCGACGACGGCCCGCAGGACCGCGGGGGGATGCGCTACTGCATCAACTCCTGCGCGATGACGCTCGACGCCGAGCCCGCGGCCTAG
- a CDS encoding NUDIX hydrolase: MGHDARTFERIGSQLIHEGRILTVTNDTFRYADGKTAEREIVHTSGAAAVVAVDDEHVWLVRQPREPIDEPDSLEIPAGRLDPGDASPMVTAQRELAEEIGKVADRWTPLTTYWSSVGFTSEAVHLFLAEGLRDAEGEHDSGEDERIEIVRWPLTDLDGLVAQVDDSKTLLGLLLFERLRHR; the protein is encoded by the coding sequence ATGGGTCACGACGCGCGCACGTTCGAGCGGATCGGCAGCCAGCTGATCCACGAAGGGCGCATCCTCACGGTCACCAACGACACGTTTCGTTACGCCGACGGCAAGACCGCCGAGCGCGAGATCGTCCACACCTCCGGCGCGGCCGCGGTCGTGGCCGTCGACGACGAGCACGTCTGGCTCGTGCGCCAGCCGCGGGAGCCGATCGACGAGCCCGACAGCCTGGAGATCCCGGCCGGCCGCCTGGACCCGGGCGACGCGTCGCCGATGGTCACCGCCCAGCGCGAGCTCGCCGAGGAGATCGGCAAGGTCGCCGACCGCTGGACGCCGCTGACGACCTACTGGTCGTCGGTCGGCTTCACCAGCGAGGCCGTGCACCTGTTCCTCGCCGAGGGCCTGCGCGACGCCGAGGGCGAGCACGACTCCGGCGAGGACGAGCGCATCGAGATCGTCCGCTGGCCGCTGACCGATCTCGACGGCCTGGTCGCGCAGGTCGACGACTCCAAGACGTTGTTGGGGTTGTTGTTGTTCGAACGCTTGCGGCACCGCTGA
- a CDS encoding AAA family ATPase: MVSALLERDAERAALTAALDEARAEGRAVLVVGESGIGKTRLVRTVLEDAAVPVLWGACDPLTTPRPLGPLRDIARQAGGALAAAIGGGSREELLGALLATLDAPPSVLVVEDVHWIDEATLDILALVGRRLAGQRGALVVTGWPEALGPRADVRRVLAAFPRDVLRVIEPAPLSEGAVCALAAARDRDGAEVYASTGGNPFFVTEALAAAPGEAVPTTVGAAVAARHAALPGCARDVLDLVSIVPGPTALSLLDAVADSAVDGIDTCLQAEVLVLRGEGAVAFRHELACQANARALGVLRRRELEAQVLAAMEAAGDAEPARLVHHAQGASDAAAIRRHAPAAARAAAAVAGHRHALEHWEAALDAGCGPEALEGVATESYLCGHAERAVEARRALLDGAEQAGDPLALGAALRQLSRALWWAGHSDEAVVAADRAIAVLGALPPGRELAAALSGRSQLAMLAEDADVAVALGERAAALARDHDDEETLVHALTNVGTARLLDGPEAERGRTLLLDAHARAAAVGGLDDHAGRAAVNLATATFDAHRDDPRVGPQIEDALTFCRARELDGYTRYLHGVRAGVRLSRGDLAGAQADVDAAAAFGERLNGVAAWPDVIARGRLLALRGDGAGARRTLDAVWERAVRTTELQRLVPAGTARAELAWLQDDRDGVVAAVADIYPDACARGHRWHVGEVARWLHRAGALDALPANVPAPYALALAGDHAGAAATWKALGYELEAAYALCDDGGTPALLDALAIFDRIGAAAPAQRARRRLRAQGVRRIPRGPRAAARADPAGLTARQREVLDLIGQGATNAEIAERLVISAKTVDHHVSAVLAKLGVANRREAALLHGGRGAQDGERLPMSGDPAPA, from the coding sequence GTGGTCTCCGCCCTCCTCGAACGCGACGCCGAACGCGCGGCGCTCACCGCGGCGCTGGACGAGGCGCGAGCCGAGGGGCGCGCCGTGCTCGTCGTCGGCGAGTCGGGGATCGGCAAGACGCGGCTGGTCCGGACCGTCCTCGAGGACGCCGCCGTGCCCGTCCTCTGGGGCGCCTGCGATCCGCTGACGACGCCGCGACCGCTCGGGCCGCTGCGCGACATCGCGCGCCAGGCCGGCGGCGCGCTCGCCGCCGCGATCGGCGGCGGGTCGCGCGAGGAGCTGCTCGGCGCCCTGCTCGCCACGCTCGACGCCCCGCCGAGCGTCCTGGTCGTCGAGGACGTGCACTGGATCGACGAGGCGACGCTCGACATCCTGGCGCTCGTCGGCCGGCGCCTGGCCGGCCAGCGCGGCGCGCTCGTCGTCACCGGCTGGCCCGAGGCGCTCGGGCCGCGCGCCGACGTCCGCCGCGTGCTCGCGGCCTTCCCGCGCGACGTGCTGCGCGTGATCGAGCCAGCCCCGCTCTCCGAGGGCGCGGTCTGCGCGCTGGCCGCCGCCCGCGACCGCGACGGCGCCGAGGTCTACGCCTCGACCGGCGGCAACCCGTTCTTCGTCACCGAGGCGCTGGCGGCCGCGCCCGGCGAGGCGGTCCCGACGACCGTCGGCGCCGCGGTCGCCGCCCGCCACGCCGCGCTGCCCGGCTGCGCCCGCGACGTGCTCGACCTGGTCTCGATCGTTCCGGGACCCACAGCGCTCAGCCTTCTCGACGCGGTCGCGGACTCCGCGGTCGACGGCATCGACACGTGCCTCCAGGCCGAGGTGCTCGTCCTGCGCGGCGAAGGCGCGGTCGCCTTCCGGCACGAGCTCGCCTGCCAGGCCAACGCGCGGGCGCTCGGCGTCCTGCGCCGGCGCGAGCTGGAGGCGCAGGTGCTCGCCGCGATGGAGGCCGCCGGCGACGCCGAGCCCGCCCGGCTCGTCCACCACGCCCAGGGCGCGTCCGACGCGGCGGCGATCCGGCGCCACGCGCCGGCGGCCGCGCGCGCGGCCGCCGCCGTGGCCGGCCACCGCCACGCGCTCGAGCATTGGGAGGCCGCGCTCGACGCCGGGTGCGGGCCCGAGGCCCTGGAGGGCGTCGCGACCGAGTCCTACCTCTGCGGCCACGCCGAGCGCGCGGTCGAGGCGCGCCGCGCGCTGCTGGACGGCGCCGAGCAGGCGGGCGACCCGCTCGCGCTGGGCGCGGCCTTGCGCCAGCTGTCACGCGCGCTGTGGTGGGCCGGGCACAGCGACGAGGCGGTCGTCGCCGCCGACCGCGCCATCGCCGTCCTCGGCGCGCTGCCGCCCGGGCGCGAGCTGGCGGCGGCGCTCAGCGGCCGGTCGCAGCTGGCGATGCTGGCCGAGGACGCCGACGTCGCGGTCGCGCTGGGCGAGCGCGCCGCCGCGCTGGCCCGCGACCACGACGACGAGGAGACGCTCGTCCACGCGCTGACCAACGTCGGCACGGCGCGCCTGCTCGACGGGCCCGAGGCGGAGCGCGGCCGCACGCTGCTGCTCGACGCCCACGCTCGCGCCGCGGCGGTCGGCGGCCTGGACGACCACGCCGGCCGCGCCGCCGTGAACCTCGCGACCGCGACGTTCGACGCGCACCGCGACGACCCGCGCGTCGGCCCGCAGATCGAGGACGCGCTGACCTTCTGCCGCGCGCGCGAGCTCGACGGCTACACGCGCTACCTGCACGGCGTCCGCGCCGGCGTGCGCCTCTCCCGCGGCGACCTCGCCGGCGCGCAGGCCGACGTCGACGCCGCCGCCGCGTTCGGCGAGCGCCTCAACGGCGTCGCGGCCTGGCCCGACGTCATCGCCCGGGGCCGCCTGCTCGCGCTGCGCGGCGACGGCGCCGGCGCGCGCCGCACGCTCGACGCGGTCTGGGAGCGCGCCGTCCGGACCACGGAGCTGCAGCGCCTCGTCCCGGCCGGGACGGCGCGCGCCGAGCTCGCCTGGCTGCAGGACGACCGCGACGGCGTCGTCGCGGCGGTCGCCGACATCTACCCGGACGCCTGCGCGCGCGGGCACCGCTGGCACGTCGGCGAGGTCGCGCGCTGGCTGCACCGGGCCGGCGCGCTCGACGCGCTCCCCGCCAACGTCCCGGCGCCCTACGCCCTCGCCCTCGCGGGCGACCACGCCGGCGCCGCCGCGACCTGGAAGGCGCTCGGCTACGAGCTCGAGGCGGCCTACGCGCTGTGCGACGACGGCGGCACGCCGGCGCTGCTCGACGCGCTCGCGATCTTCGACCGCATCGGCGCCGCCGCGCCCGCCCAGCGCGCCCGCCGGCGCCTGCGCGCCCAAGGCGTCCGCCGCATCCCCCGCGGCCCGCGCGCCGCCGCGCGCGCCGACCCAGCGGGCCTCACGGCGCGCCAGCGCGAGGTGCTCGACCTGATCGGCCAGGGCGCCACGAACGCCGAGATCGCCGAGCGCCTGGTCATCTCGGCCAAGACCGTCGACCACCACGTCTCCGCCGTCCTGGCCAAGCTCGGCGTCGCCAACCGGCGCGAGGCGGCGCTGCTGCATGGGGGGCGCGGCGCCCAAGATGGGGAGCGGCTCCCGATGTCCGGGGACCCGGCGCCGGCCTAA